One window of Aspergillus oryzae RIB40 DNA, chromosome 3 genomic DNA carries:
- a CDS encoding uncharacterized protein (predicted protein): MPHLLHHRRRHSWPYCGPGPRRNVPLLRVAEQQTELEQQFLTPLASGDYIEDDAASAGIVPPKATRPHYRIWPHSKTTVEHTIPSTGRSYGSGSGSLRRMIRPPLDKARSLFVLPTTTTAGQNVVISYWVPQKPVMQPAAPDRGRELSSLPKHLAVDRNHRRCHSEQPRSWRRPSASLWTLTEE, encoded by the coding sequence ATGCCGCATTTACTCCACCACAGAAGACGCCATTCCTGGCCATACTGTGGACCAGGGCCCCGTCGCAACGTTCCACTTTTGCGAGTGGCAGAGCAGCAGACTGAACTCGAACAACAGTTTCTCACTCCGCTTGCTTCGGGCGACTATATCGAAGATGATGCTGCGTCCGCAGGAATCGTTCCTCCCAAGGCCACTCGCCCCCATTATCGCATTTGGCCCCATTCGAAGACCACAGTCGAACACACCATCCCCAGCACCGGCCGCAGCTatggctctggctctggatCCTTGCGGCGTATGATCCGCCCGCCGTTGGATAAGGCTCGGTCGCTTTTCGTCCTGCCCACCACGACTACTGCCGGTCAGAACGTCGTTATTTCATACTGGGTGCCGCAGAAACCTGTTATGCAGCCAGCTGCCCCTGATAGAGGTCGGGAACTTTCCAGTCTGCCTAAGCATTTGGCGGTTGATAGAAACCATCGCCGGTGTCACTCGGAGCAGCCGCGGTCTTGGAGGCGGCCGAGTGCAAGTTTGTGGACGCTTACCGAGGAGTGA